The Xenopus tropicalis strain Nigerian chromosome 7, UCB_Xtro_10.0, whole genome shotgun sequence genome includes a region encoding these proteins:
- the LOC100486257 gene encoding taste receptor type 2 member 10 has protein sequence MWSAMEMVIMAFDCIALIVGGLGDVVVLALCVLERSRKRVLCPYRVISLSVSISNLTAIFLQLASDNDLLSNTLLMQYVDLLSVSCLCSNLWFSTLLYVYYSIKIGARRLTFYTWLNAKFPTILPYLLFSLLTMSLLTSFIVLLQPLDNPPDNVSSALPTNYEEAYLENPFIKSGLTQSLIALICFLISFILVGQILLSLYRHVRRLQSNNEAAGNFSLEAHFKAAKTLTILLVFNVTFFVSMITTLLSPSPSMAFAISCIFIAVSLSTQPYILILGNANMMKQAKETFLHVFMKVAN, from the coding sequence ATGTGGTCTGCAATGGAAATGGTCATAATGGCGTTCGACTGCATCGCCTTGATAGTTGGAGGTCTGGGGGACGTGGTTGTTTTAGCTCTCTGTGTCCTAGAACGGTCAAGAAAACGTGTCCTCTGCCCGTACAGAGTCATCTCATTGAGCGTGAGTATCAGCAACCTCACCGCCATATTTCTCCAGCTGGCTTCAGATAATGACTTGTTGTCGAACACGTTGCTCATGCAATATGTTGATCTCTTATCGGTGTCGTGTCTATGCTCCAACCTGTGGTTTTCGACCTTACTGTACGTGTACTACAGCATCAAGATTGGGGCCAGACGTTTAACCTTTTACACGTGGCTTAATGCAAAGTTTCCTACAATCTTGCCATATCTGCTGTTTTCTTTACTAACAATGTCTCTTTTGACCAGCTTCATAGTTCTTCTTCAACCTCTTGACAATCCCCCAGACAACGTTTCTTCAGCTTTGCCTACCAACTATGAAGAAGCATATTTGGAAAACCCATTTATTAAGTCAGGATTAACTCAATCCTTAATTGCTCTAATATGTTTCCTGATTTCCTTCATCCTAGTGGGTCAAATCCTCCTCTCCTTGTATCGACATGTCCGGCGCCTGCAAAGCAATAATGAAGCTGCTGGGAACTTCAGTCTTGAAGCTCATTTTAAAGCAGCCAAAACGCTCACCATTCTCCTGGTCTTCAATGTCACCTTTTTTGTATCTATGATCACTACTTTACTCAGTCCATCTCCATCCATGGCCTTTGCCATAAGTTGCATCTTTATTGCCGTCTCACTGTCAACCCAGCCGTATATCTTAATCCTGGGAAATGCCAATATGATGAAGCAAGCAAAAGAGACTTTTCTTCATGTTTTTATGAAAGTTGCCAACTAA